The nucleotide sequence ACCTTGGAATTGCCCTGGATGATTTGGATAGCCGCAAGGCCGAAGAGTACGGTGTGAAGGTAAACGAAGGCGTTTATGTTCGTGATTTCACAGAAGGTAGCGCCGGAGAAGCTGCCGGTATTAAAAAAGGTGACGTTGTCGTAAAAGTGGACGGCCGCACGGTCAATTCAATTCCTGAGTTGCAGCAGTCCATCGGTCTGCACCGCCCTGGCGACAAAGTTGCTATTACCGTAAATCGTAACGGTTCTGAAAAAGACTTCGATGTGACACTTCGTAACCGTACCGGTGGATCTGATGTGATCAAACGCGATGAAAGTAAGGCTACCTTGAGTGCTTTGGGAGCTAGTTTCGACAACCTCACTACCCCTGAGAAGCAACGTCTGGCCCGCTATCGGATTGAAGGTGGTGTAAAAGTAATGTCTATCGACGGTGGCAAGCTTCAGCGTGCTGGTGTGAGCGAAGGGTTTATCATCACCAAGGTGAATGGTAAGCAGGTTCGTTCGGTGAAAGAATTGCAGGACGCCCTTTCAGGTAAGACCGACTCGATGGTACAATTCGAAGGATTGTACCCTGATTCACCCAGCGATGTTTATACTTTCGGATTTAGAATGTAATTTCTAAGGTTTGTGACCATCAAAAAGCCCGCTACGGAAATCCGTAGCGGGCTTTTTGATGGTTTATCGTATCTCCAGATGAATAGACACCCGTGTTTTCTATTCAAAATAATTCAGCACCCGATGGCCGCTGTTCTCCAGAAGTTTATCTTGCTTAAATAATTCCAAATCGGCCATTACCATGTCATTTACCAGAGCTTTCAGATCGTACTTTGGTTTCCAACCCAGTTTGGTTTGAGACTTGGTCGGGTCGCCGATCAGCAGTTCCACCTCGGTAGGCCGGAAGTACCGCTCATCGATCGCCACTACTTCCTTGCCTTCGGCAAGCTGGTATTCTGGATTACTGCTTTTGACCACGACTCCCTTCTCATCAACGCCTTCACCTTTAAACTCCAGCTCTACACCTACCTCCGCAAAAGCCATGCGTACGAACTCCCTGATCCGGGTGGTTTGGCCAGTAGCAATCACATAGTCCTCGGCTTTTTCCTGTTGCAGGATCAACCACATGGCTTCAACGTAGTCCTTGGCATGACCCCAGTCGCGTTGGGCGTCCATATTCCCCAAATACACCTTATCTTGTAAACCCAGCGCAATGCGGGCTACGGCCCGGGTAATTTTGCGGGTTACAAACGTTTCGCCCCGTAGAGGTGATTCATGGTTGAATAAAATCCCATTCACTGCGAACATATCATACGCCTCACGGTAGTTGACCGTAATCCAGTAACCGTACAATTTCGCCACGGCATAGGGCGAGCGCGGGTAGAAAGGCGTAGTTTCGGATTGAGGTACTTCCTGTACCAGTCCATAAAGTTCAGAAGTAGAAGCCTGGTAAATCTTGGTCTTTTTGGCCAGTCCCAGGAGGCGAACGGCTTCCAGAATCCGGAGCGTTCCGATACCATCTACGTTGGCAGTGTATTCAGGCTCCTCAAAACTCACCTGTACGTGCGACATAGCCCCAAGGTTATAAATTTCGTCGGGCTGCACATCCTGAATGATCCGAATGATATTGGTTGAGTCGCTCAGATCACCATAATGCAGGTGAAAACGAATATTTTTTTCGTGAGGATCTTCGTAGATGTGATCAATGCGTTGCGTATTGAACAAAGATGTCCGGCGTTTTATACCATGTACCTCATACCCTTTGCTCAGGAGCAGTTCGGCGAGGTAGGCGCCATCTTGTCCGGTAATTCCGGTAACCAATGCTTTTTTCATAGTTCTGAGGGATGCTACCGCACCTTTGGTGAAAAGATCAAGCTACAAAAATAGGGAATGTGTCGAAAAATCGGCTCTACTTTTCTATAAAATCGGGATCAGGTTACTTAAGTGTATCCGCTGAGGCTCTAATTTCCAGTCCTTTTTTAATTTCCACCCGTTCGGGCAGGATAACCGCCGATGGATATTGCTGACGCATTTGGGCAAGGTACTCTTCCGCGTCGGCCCGGTACATGAAGTCGCCGGCCTTAACCCGGTACGAGGGCTGGGAATAACTCACGTATGGATTCAACTCCGGGAAAAGTTGATAGACAAACGACTTTGCATTATCAGCATCCTGCCGGGTGTTTCCAACGTACAGTTGAATCCGAAATCCGCTTATATACCGAATGGCGCGATTCTGCTCAGCCATGGTATCCAACACAGCCTCCAACCGTTTATTGATGTAGAGGGGTTCTTCCGTTTTGGAAGGTCGGTAGCGTGGCGGTGGATCCTTCTTTTCCGTTTCTTTCGGTTTCTCAATGACAGGTTCTACGTAAGTATAGTGGGGCCTCACTTTGCTCAGTTCTGCTTCATAACGGTCTTTTGAAGCATTTGATACCGTCTTTTTTGTACATCCTGATCCCGCCACGATTCCTGTTACCAGAAAGATCAGAATACTATACTTGTCAGCTATCATGGAGTAGACTATTCAGGATTATGGCACAAACATAACCAAAAAACGAATAAATGCGCCCATTTAGCACATGTGGTCGAGGATTGGCTACCTTTGCATTTTTTCGACTCACGCATGGAAATTCAGCAAAACGTCTCACTGCGTCCTTACAACACCTTCGGCTTCGATGTCCGGGCTCGTTATTTTGTTTCCATTACCTCGGTGGAACAGCTGCAGGAACTGTTGCGCGATCCGCAATGGGAAGCGCTTCCCAAATGGATTTTGGGTGATGGCAGCAATGTGCTGCTTACTCAGGATGTGAATGCACTGGTCATTCAGATCGCCATCAAGGGAATAGAACAAGTCCGTGAAGATACTCAACATGTATGGCTACGGGCAGGGGCCGGCGAGAGCTGGCATCAGTTTGTACTATACTGCGTCGAAAACGAGTTTGCCGGTGTAGAAAACCTCTCCCTGATTCCCGGTACCGTGGGCGCGGCACCGATGCAAAACATTGGCGCCTACGGGGTAGAAATCAAAGACGTATTTGAAGAACTGGAAGCCGTAGAAATCGCAACCGGTACCATTCAAATATTTGACGGCCCTGCCTGTGCCTTCGGATACCGGGAAAGCGTATTCAAGCGGAGTATGAAAGACCGCTACATCATTACTTCGGTGACGCTCCGTTTACAGAAAATACCTGATTTTCATGTCACATATGGCGATATTCAAAAAACCTTGGAAGCCATGGACATCCGCGAACTTTCACTACGCGCAGTTAGTGATGCGGTGATACAAATTCGTCAGAGCAAATTACCCGATCCGGCGCAGATTGGTAACGCGGGAAGTTTTTTTAAGAATCCCGAAATTCCCCGAGCGGCTTTTGAGGTACTTAAGGCCCAATACCCAAACCTGCCTGGCTACCCCGTGAACGGAGAGATAGTAAAGGTACCCGCCGGGTGGCTCATTGAGCAGGCCGGCTGGAAAGGCCACCGCGAAGGGTCTGTGGGGGTTCACGACCGGCAGGCGCTGGTGCTAGTACATTACGGTACTGGCGCCGGCCAGCAAATCAAAGCGTTAGCCTACAAAATACAGAATTCGGTAGAAGATAAATTCGGCATACAACTGTCCCCGGAAGTAAATTTCATGTAGGCAGATAGCTCACCATTACCGAAAATCATTCGAAGCATAGCGAAGCGGCTCCGAGCAAACCCGCATCATTGGCCAAAGTAGCCCGTTTGACCACCAGATTTTTCAAGTAGTGGGGCGTGAGCCAGTAGTCGAGCTGGCGCTTTACCGAAGGCATAATAAAGTCAAAAGACGCCGAAATACCGCCTCCGATCAGGATGGTCGTGATATCCAGGATCCGAATCATGGCTACCAGGCCATCGCCGAGCATGGCACCCATTTCGTCAAAAACACGCATAGCCAGCTCATCGTTTTCAGCGGCGGCGGCCACCAGACCTGTTGTAGAGATGGTACCGTCTTTGGGTAGTTGAGTTTCACCTTTGTAGGCAGCTCTCATTTCATTGGCCATGTGCAGCAATTCAACCTTTCCGATATTACGCTCCAGAACGCGGCCATGTCGGGAAGGTACGTGACCTGGCTCCATGGCATTGCCGCCTCCACCTTTGAATACTTTCTTATCAATGATAGCCGCGCCGCCGATGCCGGTACCCAGCGTAACAAAAATATAGTCCTCGGGAAGTTTTTCTTCGCCAAAGTAGTATTCACCCAATGCGGCCGCATTGGCATCATTCTCCAGATAAAAGGTATGGCCGGGAAAACGGGTGCTCAGTTCGGGAATAATACGGATACCATCGATTTCGGGTATGGCAGTGATCTCGATCAGGGTGCTGCGGTCACGGGTAATCAGGCCAGGTACCCCGATTCCGGTACGTTTGACGTGGGGGTGCTCCAGTAGCTGCAGGGCAATGGCATCGCCCAGACGCTCGACAAAGTGGCCCGATTTGCGCCAGCTGGCGGTGTCATGGCTGTAAAAGTTTGAAATCCTTCCATCAGTAGCGTCTACGATTCCCATTTTTACGTTGGTGCCGCCTACGTCTATGCCGAGGTACTGTTCCATGAATAATTATAAATGATGAGGTAAAGGTTGGTACTGTTTCAAACCGGAAAGTTAGGCATTTATACTCCAATCCGCCTAATTTTACCCAATATCCCCGGCTTGGGGACGCAGGATAATTTCTTCGACCACCGCTGAAGACGACAGATGATAAGCCGACCAGATGCTCTCGGCGATGTCTTGGGCCTTCATAAAACGCGATTCGGGCAATTCTGTCCCTGCCCAACTTTCAGTAAGAGTAGCCCCCGGCAACAGGGCAGTCACTTTGATGCCCAGCGGCTTGAGTTCTTCACGAAAGACCTTGGTCATCCCATATAGCGCAAATTTGGAGACGCTGTAAGAGCCTCCGTTCGGATAGGCCATGATACTGGCCGTAGAACAAATGTTAAAGATATGTCCTTCCTGCCGGGCGATCATGCCCGGCAACAAACCCCTTGTTACGTGGTAGGCACTGTAAACATTGGTTTCGATGGAACGTTCGAGTATGCCAGCGGGTTCTGTGTGCAGTTGACCGGGTACGAATACACCCGTGTTATTGACCAGCAGCGCCACGGGGCGATTGAGGGAGTTGACGTAGTCCACGAAGTGATCGGTGTCGGAACGCACCGACAGATCGGCCTGATGAATCAAAAGTGAAGAATTAGCATAACGCGCCTGGGCGGCCTCACGAAAACTTTCCAGCGTGTCCCTTTGCCGGGCGCAGGTAACCACGTCGAAGCCCCCTTCCAAAAAACGCTCGGCGGCAGCCCGGCCAATTCCCTTGGTAGCACCGGTAATGACGGCTAGTGGATTCATTTTTTACTTTGGGTCAATTTTTTCTAATTTTCAGCCGAAATTATCGAATACCGCTCAGATAGCATGGCCACCATCGGAAAATACTTCATTTTTTTAGGAACGCTCTTTACCCGGCGCGAAAGGATGAGGGTCTATTGGCGGCGGTTCATAGAAGAATGCGTGGGGATTGGCGTTAGCTCGGTATTGATCGTTTCCATCGTTTCTATTTTTATTGGCGCGGTATCCTGCATCCAAACGGCCTACAATCTGGTCAGTCCTATCATTCCGGTTTCTACCGTTGCCCTGGTGGTGCGCGACATGGTGATTCTGGAACTGGCCCCTACCATTACCTGCATTGTGCTGGCCGGGAAAGTCGGCTCCAATATTGCCGGGGAGCTAGGTACCATGCGGATCACGGAGCAGGTGGATGCCCTGGAAGTAATGGGGATCAATTCTGCTTCCTACCTGATCCTGCCTAAGGTACTGGCCGCGATGGTTATGTTTCCGATGCTGGTGGTACTGGCGGCTTTCCTGGGGATTCTGGGCGGATACCTGGCAGGTACCCTCACCGGCGCCGTCTCACCGCGCGACTATGTGTACGGCATCCGCGACTCATTCGTACCCTTCAATATCTTCTTCATGTGTGTGAAACCTTTTGTCTTCGGCTTTTTGATAGCCACGGTTTCGGCCTATAAAGGGTACTTTACCAAAGGTGGGGCCCTGGAGGTAGGGCAGTCGAGCACACAAGCCGTAACCAATAGCTGCATTGCCGTGCTGGCGGCGGATTACCTTCTTGCCCAACTTTTCCTGTAAAGCCATGATTGAGATAAAAGATATCGTCAAGTCATTCGGCGACAATGATGTATTAAAGGGAATCAGCTGTGAGCTACGGCAGGGCGAAACCAATCTGATCATCGGCGGCAGCGGTACGGGTAAAAGTGTGCTTCTTAAATGTACCATTGGGCTTGTCAGGCCCGATTCGGGCAGCATCCTGTACAATGGCCGCAGTTTTTACCAGAGTGACAAGGAAGGACAGCAGGCGATCCGCCGCGAAATGGGGGTCTTGTTTCAGGGAGGGGCTTTATTCGATTCTCAGACGGTCCATCAGAACGTCCAGTTTCCTTTGGATATGCTTACCTCGATGCCTCCGGATGAAAAGAACGACCGGGTGGCGTTTTGCCTGCAGCGGGTAGGTCTGGAGAATACGGGCAAATTGATGCCTTCCGAAATTAGCGGCGGGATGAAAAAGCGGGTGGCCATCGCCCGTGCCATCGTCATGAACCCCAAGTACCTCTTCTGTGACGAGCCCAACTCGGGTCTTGATCCGCTCACCGGTGTGAAAATTGACGAGTTAATTCGGGAGATTACCGACGAGTATAAGATTACCACGGTAGTCATCACGCACGACATGAATTCGGTGATGGAGATCGGCGACAATGTGATCTTTCTTTACAAAGGTCGAAAACTATGGGAAGGCGATAATAACGCCATCCTGCATACCGATGTCAAGGAATTGAAGGAATTCATTTTTGCCAACAAGCTTTTGCGCGAAATGCGCGACTGAAGGTACCTAGGCTGATTTTCCCAGGTACCTTCTGAATCGTACAGGCAGTGTGTCGCGTTCGATGAGCAGTACTATGGCCGCAAACAAAAAGAATGTCATCAACCCCACTCCCAAGTCTATCCAAAAACCGGCTCTGGGCAGAAAAGAAGCCCCAAATACCACTGTGCCTCCCAATAACACATAGCCTAATGCTGAACCTACCCGGTAGGGAACAGGATAGAATTTCTGTCCGAATGCGTAGCACAATGCCGTCATGATGACCGACGAGCTCGCAAAGGCCAGCGCGCAACCCAGATACCCCATGATGGGCACCAGCACGATGTTGAGCAACGCCGTAATACAAGCGCCCATCACGGTAAGGTAGGTACCGTACTGGGTCTTATCAGTCAGTTTGAACCAGGTTGCCAGGTTATAATAAATCCCCAGGAACAGGAAACCCAATAATAGCCAGGGTACCACGGGCAGGCCCTCGTGATAGATTTTGCGGCGCAGGAAAATCTCCGCCAGCGTGGGCAAGTTCAGGCAGATTCCTACTCCCATGAGTACACAAATGATTATAAACCATTTCATCACATCGGCGAACACCTCCGGGGCGTTTTTGTCCTCGGCTTTCGAAAAGAAAAAAGGTTCGGCAGCGTATTTGAAAGCCTGAATGGCCAGATTCATAAAAATGGACAGCTTAAAGGTCTGGCTGTAAATCCCGATGGCATCCCGCGTGGTGCGGCCCGGATAAAATCCGTCAGGCAACAGAAATTGTAGAGCCATCCGGTCAAAAAGCAAGTTGGTGACCCCGGCAATATTCATGATCATAATGGGAAAGGCATATACCCACACCGGTCGGAAGATCTTCCAGTTCCACACGAATTGGAAATCCATCAGTTCCTGTCGCATAAACCAGAAGAAGGTTAGATTGGCAATCAGGTTGGCCAGCACGATGTAGGCCGCCGGCACATCAGGGATGTAAATCAGCGCTACCAGGGGTCGTAGCGAAGATAGGTACTCCCCATCATAAATAGCCCGACAGAAAACCAGGAAGAATACATTGAGGCCAATGACCAGCAGAATATTGATGATTCGTACTCGTACGAATTTTTTGGCCTTGCCCTCCAGTCGAAGCCGCGCAAAAGGAATGGCCATGATTCCGTCCGTAGCCATTATGATCGCCATCCATCGTACCAAAGTTACTTCCTCGGGATACTCGATCAGGCGGGCCACGGGTTCGGCAAAAAGGATGAGCAGGGTCGAAATCACTATGCTGACCACGATCACCGCACTTAAAATAAGATTGTAGTAAGCCTGTTTGTCTCCTTCTTTCCTAGCAAAGCGAAAGAAGGACGTTTCCATCCCGAAGGTATAGATGATAAAAAAGAAACCGGCGTACGCGTACAGTTGCGCCTGTACGGCCAACAGTGCCGGATCGAACTGGGTATACAGGAACACCAGCAGATAGTTCAGCAACCGCCCCAGCATGGTGCTGACTCCATATGTCGCGGTTTCACCAGCCAGTTTTTTAAGTACGCTCATAGTCTTTACTTCAACAAACACCACCACTTTCCGGCTGGCTGGGGCAAATATAGGAGTTGTGGATAGCAATGTACAAAAAAGCCCTTTTCTGATACTCAGAAAAGGGCTCTACTAAGAGACTGATTGCTTATTTCTTATCCAAAGCCATGATGATGTCTTTCATGGTTTGCTCAAGCCGTTTCCAGTCTTCTTCCGACTGTAAATCCACAGTGGCAAATTTATCCCGGTAATCGGCTGAAACTGCCAGATGGTACATTCCGCCAATCAAAATGGCCAGCATGGGGCTGGTATTGGGATAATTGGGTAATTCACCTATTTTTTCATACATCTTCATACTAGAGTCGTTGCGGGCATCGGTCATTACGGGCTTGCCCGCTCCAATTTCCCAGCGAATCAGGTCACGCGTAGCCTTACGCTCCCGCAAATCGGCTAATCCTTTCGTAAGTACATCGGCCCACATCTTGGCCCGATCTTCGGGGGCAGGAATCGGAAGGTTTTCAATATACTCCAGGCTGGAAGTAGAGGTGTACTGTCCGGTTTTTACATATTGTTCCATCAGGCCGTCGACTCCTCCGAAATACCGGTAGATGAGCACTTTGTTAACACCTGCTTCGCGGGCGATCAGATTGACCCCCACTTTTTCGGTGCCGTATTTTTCAATCACCTCACCAACGGCTTTCAGAATCTTGCCTTTGGTACGTTCGCGATCACGCTTTTTTACTTTTGCCTGTGTAGCCATTTTACTTTTTAGTTTTAGGGGTGTATAGAATGAATAATTGGAGCAAATTAGAAGGGAATATTATTTACAAAATATCAATATTGTACCACTTGCCAGTGCCGAGTTACTCAGCAACAAAGCGGTTATAAAGTGGTTATATAAATTAGCTAAAAGGCTTGCTTAATGTCTAAGCAGTAAACGGGAAGTCGTAAGACTTACGGCGTGTTACGGGAATATTATCAATTCGGTGTCCAATATACGGAAAATGTTAACTTGTATAATTAATTTTAGAAAAAAAGTTACTAAAATTAACCAGGTTAAAAAAAAGTCACACTTTCCGGATGTGGATTAGATCTTCAGCGTTGCGTTATCCCTATCCTTCTTTGCGACTTTTCAAGTGGAAGTTTAAACTTGTCGCATAAGGTCATAAAAAAAGTCCCATCCATAGGGAATGAGACTTTACCTTCTGTTGGCGGGCAAGGATTCGAACCCTGACTAAGAGAACCAAAATCTCCTGTGCTACCTTTACACCACCTGCCAATCCTGAAATGGTGGTGCAAAAGTAAGGGGAATGGTATTCTGTGTCAAGTAATACCTGAAAAAAATTACAGACCTGCGGTTTCCACCTCGCTGGCTATCTTTCGCACCAAACCCTGTAGTACTTTTCCGGGTCCACACTCAACGAAAGAAGTAGCACCGTCGGCTACCATTCTCTCGACGGATTGGGTCCAGCGAACGGGGGCCGTGAGTTGGGCAATCAGATTGGTCTTGATCGAGTCAATATCGGTTGAGGGACAAGCCGTAACGTTTTGGTAAATCGGGCAACGGGGAGGTTGTAAGCGGGTTTGCTCAATGGCCTTCGCTAATTCCTCGCGGGCAGGCTCCATGAGGGGCGAATGAAACGCGCCGCCGACCGGCAATGGTAGTGCGCGCTTAGCACCGGCCTCTTTCAATTTTTCGCATGCGATCCGGATACCCTCCATGGTACCCGAAATAACAACCTGGCCCGGACAATTATAGTTGGCCGGAACGATGATTTCGTCTTTAATCGAAGCGCACACCTCTTCTATGACTTCATCAGGAAGCCCCAGAATGGCCGCCATCGTAGAAGGCTGTATTTCACAGGCTTTCTGCATGGCATCAGCGCGCTGAGCTACCAGTTTCAGGCCATCCTCAAAAGATAGTCCTCCCGCCGCCACCAGGGCGGAGAATTCACCCAGAGAGTGGCCTGCTACCATGGCGGGGTCAAAATTGGGCGTCACGGTAGCCAGTACCACGGAATGCAGAAATATGGCGGGTTGGGTTACGTTAGTCTGTTTGAGTTCTTCATCCGTACCTTCAAACATGATCCGGGTAAGCTCGAAGTCCAGGATTTTATTGGCCTGTTCGAAGAGATGCTGAGCCTGAGATGAAGATTGGTATAAGTCCGCACCCATACCTTTGAATTGAGATCCCTGGCCGGGAAAAACGTATGCCTTCATATTACGTGTTAATTGTGACGGGGTCCGTTACGCCGGAGCGGCCCGTACGATGATAGGATAAGTGAATAGATCGAATGTTAACTGTCCCATTTTTGGAAACGATACGAGCTAACAAGGCCAATAAAGCATTATTCTCCTATTCTATCAAATACCCCCCCAAATTGGTTCACAGAAAACGAGCGCGTAATTGGGGGGTAGGCAGGCGGCATTCCGTACGTTTGCCAAACCAGCGGTACCTATTTTGGGCTATGCGGGTATAGAGCCAATCGCGCCAGGCACGGGGTATTATTCTGAAACCATACAGGAGCGACCACCCTCCGCCCAGTAGTTTCATTACTTCCACCGCGGCCTCCGATTTCTGGTAGGGTTTCCCGTTCACTAATAGAATAAAACTGTCGTAGTCCTGCGCGAGAAGACCCAAACGTTGGAGTACTACTTTGCCGGCTTCGGATTGCAGGGAGGCAAATTTTAGCCTCCCTTTCTTGTCCCGATCAATCAAGAAATTGACGGCGCTATTGCACAGATTACACACGCCATCAAAATATACCACATTCATCAGCGCAGCAATTGAATCCAGCCTTTCAGGATCAGGGGTTGCCCCGGCCTGACGACCGATTCGAAGGTCACGCTGGCTTCATAGTAGTACTGGCCAGCAGCGGCGTCCTGTCCGCCGGTGGTCTTGCCGTTCCAGTTAATGTCCAGATCGGTCGTTTCAAACACTTTTACCCCCCAGCGATTGTAGACTCTGAACGTAACAGTTTCTATAAAGGTAGGGCAGTTCAGTGGCTTGAAAGTATCGTTTTTCCCATCGCCATTCGGAGTAAACACATTGGGCAGGGCAAACTGGGGACAGTTGTCCTTGCATACCAGGTTACTCGGCGCACTTTCATTGCCATAGCGGTTCACCGCCGTCACGTAGTAGCATCCCGCAAAGGAACTGAGGCCGGAGTGAGCATACGTAGTTGCCGGGGGGTAGGTGGAGGCAACACGGACGTGAGCAACGCCGGGGTTTCATCGGCATAACGGGCGTAGTATATATTGTAGCTCACTACATTAGGGTCACAATCGTTACCCTGTGCATTTTTGGCCGGATACACCCACGACAGATTATTGGTAAAAGTTGTCTGATTGCAATATTCGTCGGGCGCTATCTGGCTGCAATCCAGCGTATCCAGGCTCAACACGGGCGGACAGGGCTTGATGGTATCAAGTGGTGCCACGCAAATCTTCTGCGAGAAGTTCAGCAGGATGGCGGGTTTGATCCGCTCGTTACCGTAGGTACCTACCGTCTCTACCCGATAGCAGTACACCGAGTCGGCGGACAGTGTCACATTCACGGTACCATCGGCAGTATATTTATCGGTACCGTCGTCGAGGTAGGTGAATGTCTGGGGACCTTGCACGGCTACTTCGGCAATCTGGTTGTAAGTACCTGGCCTACCCGGATTTTCCCGGTAAACCCTATGACGCTGGTTGGTATTCATCCAGGGTACGTTAGCCTCCCATTGCAGCCTGACCTGCCGCGATTGGGCCTGTCCCTGCTCCAGACGGACGCTGCTGGCGGGTTCACTGGTATCCAGCTTGACGAGGGTACCATTCTGCGTGAAATAGTATTCCAGCTGATAGCGGTACGCATTAGCTGTCGTATTCAGATCCTTATCCACAAACAGTGTGTCGGGCTGGCCGGGCTGCAAGGTTGTGTTTATTGTAGCCACAAGCGTAAAGTTAGTACCGGTAAGGCCCGTGGCGCGGAAAAGCCGGTATTGCGAAGGCCCTTCCAAAGTAGCCGGATCTACGCCGATTGGGCGCGTCCATTTCACGGTGATGATCCCGCTGGTGGTGCTGGTCGAATCTACGGTCACGTTGGTAATGACAGGTACCAGTAGGGGCAGATCCAGACAGAATTCTGCCGAAGGCAAGCTACTGCCCCCGCCGTTGAGGTAGCCCGGTTCGTCGATGTTGGCACCGGGCCGCGGGAATTCCACTACGAGGCGGTAGCTATATTTCACGCCACGCCGCAGTCCCTGCGCATTGTTATTGTCCACAAAGGCATTCGTGCCTACGGGTACGCGGCCTACTTCTATATAGCCCAGGCCGGGAGGTAGGCCGGGCTGACAGGCATCGGCCTGGTAGTCAGAACATCCTTCTTTTCGATAGATAACTACCTGAGCACCGGGGACCTGGCACTGGTAATTATTCCAGGTGAGACGGAAGGCCCGGCCCGAAGCATCCGCGGTAGGAGTAGCCTGCAGGTTTTGTGGGCGGGGACCGTACACCCGTATTCGGAAGGTCTTGATATCCACGAGTTTCCGGAAGAGCGACGGATTTGGAAAATTCGGCCCGGCGTTATCTTCCACCTTGAAAAGTACATCGTAAGGCTCTAACCGGATGTGGTCACAACTGGTCTGCCAACGGAATACACCTCCTGCCTCACCCAGCGGATTGGGCTGATTGGCGATAAATTGGGCTACCTGCGGATCAATCAGGTCAGTACGGTACACCCCACCGCTGGTGGTCAGAATCAGACGGTCTCCGTTCTTGTCAGTCGCTTTAATCACCTGCTGAATGAGGGTACCCGCCTCCACGCACAGATCGGGGATCGAGTCGAGCTTAGGCCGATCGTTGCGGGCCTCTACGACGATAATCTGCATATCCCGTACAATCTCCCCAATTTTGATTCCGTTACGCCATTCTTCCACGACAAAAGCCACGTTGTAGTAGCCCGGAATCGATGGCGAATCCCAGCTAAGGTCGCCTGTTATGGCATCGATCCCAAAAGTCGCCGGAATTTGTCCGTCCTCCGTCATGCCCGGCGACGTGGAGCCTGGCAGCTGAACCCGGTTAGGGTCCATGTATTGCACATTCGTACCGCCCGGACGACCCGGCACGCCTTGCTGCGGCACCACCAGGCGGTACGCCAGGCTATCGCCGTCGGCATCGTAGGCATTCGGGTTGTGAATGTATTTTTGTCCCACCGCAGCCAGGTCAATCGGAGCATTCAGCAACACCGGCGTACGGTTCTGGCCCAGGCTGGCATTGATGACGAGGGTACTTTTTACATAAAAGCTAAGCTCCTGCGTAGGGGGCGGGCCAATGTTCAGCACATTGTTATTGCGCTTATCGAGGTTGGTGGAAATCTCGAACCGTCCGGGCGCGGGAAAGGTATAGGTAAACGTATATTCGTTCCGCGTGGTGTTGTTCCCAATATCGGTGATGGGCATTTTGCGGGGTACCTTGAAGGGACCGACGCTCCCAATG is from Salmonirosea aquatica and encodes:
- a CDS encoding gliding motility-associated C-terminal domain-containing protein — its product is MRPLIRSIFFFLSLILSVYEARATHVRAGEITAKRISSTSLTYEITFTGYFDIQNGKPAADAQVDVEFFIGSVGPFKVPRKMPITDIGNNTTRNEYTFTYTFPAPGRFEISTNLDKRNNNVLNIGPPPTQELSFYVKSTLVINASLGQNRTPVLLNAPIDLAAVGQKYIHNPNAYDADGDSLAYRLVVPQQGVPGRPGGTNVQYMDPNRVQLPGSTSPGMTEDGQIPATFGIDAITGDLSWDSPSIPGYYNVAFVVEEWRNGIKIGEIVRDMQIIVVEARNDRPKLDSIPDLCVEAGTLIQQVIKATDKNGDRLILTTSGGVYRTDLIDPQVAQFIANQPNPLGEAGGVFRWQTSCDHIRLEPYDVLFKVEDNAGPNFPNPSLFRKLVDIKTFRIRVYGPRPQNLQATPTADASGRAFRLTWNNYQCQVPGAQVVIYRKEGCSDYQADACQPGLPPGLGYIEVGRVPVGTNAFVDNNNAQGLRRGVKYSYRLVVEFPRPGANIDEPGYLNGGGSSLPSAEFCLDLPLLVPVITNVTVDSTSTTSGIITVKWTRPIGVDPATLEGPSQYRLFRATGLTGTNFTLVATINTTLQPGQPDTLFVDKDLNTTANAYRYQLEYYFTQNGTLVKLDTSEPASSVRLEQGQAQSRQVRLQWEANVPWMNTNQRHRVYRENPGRPGTYNQIAEVAVQGPQTFTYLDDGTDKYTADGTVNVTLSADSVYCYRVETVGTYGNERIKPAILLNFSQKICVAPLDTIKPCPPVLSLDTLDCSQIAPDEYCNQTTFTNNLSWVYPAKNAQGNDCDPNVVSYNIYYARYADETPALLTSVLPPPTPRQLRMLTPASVPLRDATT